The Streptococcus oralis genome segment CGATATAGTCTTTGAAACGGCCTGGCATAGGTTTCCAAAGTTCATGCACATAACCCAGCATGGCGTAAACATCACTCTGGGTATCCAAGATACAGCGAATGGCAATCAGGTCATAAATCTCCTCAAAGCGTTTCTTCTTATCCTGCATCTTGCGATAGATAGAGTAGATATGCTTGGGACGGCCATAGATTTTCCCTTTTAGATTGCGTTCGGAAGTGTAGTCCTCTAACTTTGTCACGACTTCATCGACCAAAGCCTCACGCTCTCTGCGTTTTTCCTTCATCATATGAGTGATCTTGTAAAACTCAGTTGGATTGAGGTAACGGAAAGATAGATCTTCCAACTCCCACTTGACACTGGAAATCCCTAGACGATGAGCAAGTGGTGCATAAATTTCCATGGTTTCTCTGGAGATACGCTCTTGCTTGTCCTTTCGAAGGTGTTTGAGAGTCCGCATATTGTGCAAACGGTCCGATAATTTAACCAAGATAACACGGATATCCTCTGACATGGCCATAAGCATCTTGCGGTGATTTTCAGCCAATTGTTCCTCAAATGATTTGTACTCAACCTTACCAAGCTTGGTCACCCCATCAACGATAATCCGAACATCATGACCGAACTCTCTCTCTAGATCATCCAGTGTCGCATCTGTGTCTTCAACCACGTCATGCAAAAAACCACAAGCAACGGTTACGGCATCCAGCTTGAGCTTAGCCAGAATGCCTGCTACCTGAATGGGATGGATAATATAGGGCTCACCTGATTTCCGAAACTGCCCACTATGACAATCAACTGCGTAAATCAATGCTTTTTGTACAAAAGCAACGTCTTCCTTTGTTAAATATTCTTTCGTTAAAGCGACTACCTGATCGCCCGTCAAATTCACTTCTTTCGGCATCTATACTCTCCAATTCTTCCTACCATTTTATCACTTTTTTAAGGATATGAAAACTAGAAAAGCCTGTTTTTATGCCAATACCAATCATTAAAAAAACACTGCAAGATTTCTCTAGCAGTGTTTTGACATTTCATTTGCTTAGTAGACTGTTTTTTCAGTTTCTACATCGAAGAAGTGTGCTTTGTTCAAGTCAAATCCGAGTTCAACTGTTGCACCTGTTTGCAAGTAGTCACGAGCATCCACTTTGGCAACAAATTCATCTTTACCAACTTGGCAGTAAAGGTGAGATTCTGAACCAAGCAATTCTGATACTGAGATAGTTGCTTTAACAACAGATTCTGGGAATGTTTCAAGGAAAGCAGGTTCTGCATTCACATCTTCTGGACGGATACCGAAGATCAATTCTTTTCCTTCGTAGCCTTTGTCACGAAGAACTTTCAAAGCTCCTTCTGGTACTTTCAAGCGGAAACCGTCAGAAACAATTTCGCTACCAACTAGTTTCACATTGATGAAGTTCATAGCTGGGCTTCCGATGAATCCTGCTACAAATTTGTTAACTGGGTTTTTATAAACCTCTTGAGGGGTACCGATTTGTTCAACACGTCCGATAGTACCTGTACCAGCTGGGTTTTTAGTTGCTGACATGATAACGATACGGTCTGCAAGAGTCATCGCTTCTGTTTGGTCGTGGGTTACGTAGATAGTTGTAGCTCCGATACGACGGTGGATTTTCGCGATTTCAGCACGCATAGATACACGAAGTTTGGCATCCAAGTTTGACAAAGGTTCGTCCATCAAGAATACTTTTGCATCACGGACGATCGCACGACCCATGGCAACACGTTGACGTTGACCACCTGAAAGGTCAGCAGGTTTACGATCCAAGAATTCTTTCAAACCAAGAATTGCTGCCGCTTCTTGCACACGTTTGTCAATGTCTTCCTTGCTGTATTTACGCAATTTCAAACCGAAAGCCATGTTGTCATATACAGTCATGTGTGGGTAAAGAGCGTAGTTTTGGAATACCATGGCGATGTCACGGTCTTTTGGAGCTACGTCGTTGACAACCACGCCATCGATAGATGCAGTACCTTCTGTAATGTCTTCAAGACCAGCGATCATACGAAGAGTTGTTGATTTACCACATCCTGAAGGACCTACGAAAACGATAAATTCTTTGTCTTTGATGTCCAAGTTGAAGTCTTCAACTGAATAGTGTTCGCTGTTTGGATATTTTTTGTAAATATTTTTAAGATTTAATTCTACCATTGAGGTGAACTCCTTTTGTATTTTGATAGTTTCATTATATATGAAAACGCTTTACTTTTCTATGGCAAGATGACCAAAAAAATAAAAAAGTTCTGTGCAACTTGCACAAAACTTTAGAGAATATCTGGTAAAATCAACTGATAACACAAGGTAAGGTCCGTCAACTCCTTCAACTGAAGCCCTGTCAATTCTTCCCATTTATCAATCTTGTATTGGAGAGAATTGCGATGCAGATAGAGTTGCTGGGCTGTTTTAGTCAGAACAGCACTGTTTTCCCAAAGGGA includes the following:
- a CDS encoding ABC transporter ATP-binding protein, producing the protein MVELNLKNIYKKYPNSEHYSVEDFNLDIKDKEFIVFVGPSGCGKSTTLRMIAGLEDITEGTASIDGVVVNDVAPKDRDIAMVFQNYALYPHMTVYDNMAFGLKLRKYSKEDIDKRVQEAAAILGLKEFLDRKPADLSGGQRQRVAMGRAIVRDAKVFLMDEPLSNLDAKLRVSMRAEIAKIHRRIGATTIYVTHDQTEAMTLADRIVIMSATKNPAGTGTIGRVEQIGTPQEVYKNPVNKFVAGFIGSPAMNFINVKLVGSEIVSDGFRLKVPEGALKVLRDKGYEGKELIFGIRPEDVNAEPAFLETFPESVVKATISVSELLGSESHLYCQVGKDEFVAKVDARDYLQTGATVELGFDLNKAHFFDVETEKTVY